One genomic region from Arthrobacter pigmenti encodes:
- the dxs gene encoding 1-deoxy-D-xylulose-5-phosphate synthase: MGLLETIHGPQDLSRLSGQQLSRLAAEIRAFLISNVSRTGGHLGPNLGVVELTLGIHRVFDSPRDSIVFDTGHQSYVHKLVTGRQDFASLRQEGGLSGYPSRAESVHDVVESSHASSSLSWADGISRARVLKGEPDRTAVVVIGDGALTGGMAWEAINNIAADKRRRVVIVVNDNGRSYAPTIGGVADYLASLRPTLDTVRTHRVYERTLDWLKGKLQNGGPVGQFTYKSLHATKKGIKDWWAPQGLFEDLGMKYIGPINGHDLTAVEHALTQAKNYGGPVIVHAMTEKGHGYAPARAHEADQFHAVGIIDPETGEPVEAGGVQSWTSVFAEEIADIADEREDIVGITGAMLIPVGLHRFAAKHPDRVFDVGIAEQHALTSAAGMAFGGLHPVVALYATFLNRAFDQLLMDIALHRAGVTIVLDRSGVTGPDGASHHGMWDLSMLQIVPGLHLAAPRDATRLREELREAVAIDAAPSVVRYSKGNVGPEVEAVERLVDGVDVLCRRPAGSRQNDVLIVSVGAMSEMALDVSNRLGAQGISSTVIDPRWVLPVARSVIRMAAEHRIVVVIEDGVRAGGVGSRIRQEMRSAGVDTALNEVGLPVEFLDHGSRSEVMERVGLTARKVAQDIVEQVLGTKVPVARPLPGQVPTATGQLPKL, from the coding sequence ATGGGACTCCTGGAGACCATCCACGGCCCACAGGACTTGAGCCGGTTATCGGGGCAGCAGCTCTCCCGACTGGCTGCCGAAATTCGCGCCTTCCTGATCAGCAATGTCTCCCGGACCGGCGGGCATCTGGGCCCGAACCTTGGCGTCGTGGAGCTGACCCTCGGGATTCACCGCGTATTCGACTCACCACGGGACAGCATAGTCTTCGATACCGGCCACCAGTCGTACGTCCACAAGCTCGTAACCGGCCGCCAGGACTTCGCTTCGCTGCGCCAGGAGGGCGGACTTTCCGGCTACCCCTCCCGGGCGGAATCAGTGCACGACGTCGTTGAAAGCTCGCATGCCTCGTCCTCGCTTTCCTGGGCAGACGGTATTTCCCGCGCGAGAGTCCTGAAGGGCGAGCCGGACCGCACCGCCGTCGTGGTTATCGGAGACGGCGCGCTGACGGGCGGAATGGCCTGGGAGGCCATCAATAACATCGCCGCTGACAAGCGGCGCCGCGTGGTGATTGTCGTGAATGACAACGGCCGTTCCTACGCGCCGACCATCGGCGGTGTTGCCGACTATCTGGCGTCGCTGCGGCCCACACTGGACACCGTACGAACCCACCGGGTCTATGAGCGGACACTCGACTGGCTGAAGGGGAAGCTGCAGAACGGCGGGCCGGTGGGGCAGTTCACCTACAAGAGCCTGCATGCGACGAAGAAGGGCATCAAGGACTGGTGGGCTCCCCAGGGTCTCTTCGAGGACCTTGGCATGAAGTACATCGGACCCATCAACGGCCACGACCTCACCGCCGTCGAGCATGCCCTGACGCAGGCGAAGAACTACGGCGGGCCGGTGATCGTCCACGCGATGACGGAGAAGGGTCATGGCTACGCGCCCGCGCGTGCCCATGAGGCCGACCAGTTCCACGCGGTGGGCATCATCGACCCGGAGACGGGTGAGCCGGTCGAGGCCGGGGGAGTGCAGTCCTGGACGTCCGTGTTCGCCGAGGAGATCGCGGACATAGCCGATGAGCGCGAAGACATCGTGGGCATCACCGGAGCCATGCTCATTCCGGTTGGCCTGCACCGGTTCGCTGCCAAGCACCCCGACCGTGTGTTCGACGTCGGCATCGCCGAGCAGCACGCGCTCACCAGCGCCGCAGGGATGGCATTCGGTGGACTGCATCCCGTTGTGGCGTTGTACGCCACCTTCCTGAACCGCGCCTTCGACCAGCTGCTGATGGACATCGCGCTCCATCGGGCGGGTGTGACCATTGTTTTGGACCGGTCCGGGGTGACAGGGCCCGACGGCGCGAGTCACCACGGCATGTGGGATCTGTCGATGCTGCAGATCGTGCCGGGGCTGCATCTGGCTGCGCCGCGGGATGCAACCCGTCTGCGCGAGGAGCTGCGTGAGGCCGTCGCGATCGACGCCGCTCCTTCCGTGGTGCGCTACTCGAAGGGGAACGTCGGTCCTGAAGTGGAAGCTGTCGAACGGCTAGTGGACGGCGTGGATGTCCTCTGCAGGCGCCCGGCAGGGTCACGTCAGAACGATGTCCTGATCGTCAGCGTTGGCGCCATGAGCGAGATGGCCCTGGACGTGTCCAACCGGCTCGGCGCCCAGGGCATCAGTTCAACGGTCATCGATCCCCGCTGGGTTCTCCCGGTTGCGCGCTCGGTCATCCGGATGGCGGCCGAACACCGGATCGTCGTCGTCATCGAGGACGGCGTGCGTGCCGGCGGTGTGGGCTCCCGGATCCGGCAGGAGATGCGCTCTGCCGGCGTTGATACCGCACTCAATGAAGTGGGGCTGCCGGTGGAGTTCCTCGACCACGGGTCGCGAAGCGAGGTCATGGAGCGGGTTGGGCTTACGGCACGCAAGGTGGCCCAGGACATCGTGGAACAGGTGCTGGGAACCAAGGTCCCGGTGGCGCGGCCGCTTCCGGGCCAGGTACCTACCGCGACGGGTCAACTGCCCAAACTCTGA